One stretch of Flavobacterium sp. 9 DNA includes these proteins:
- a CDS encoding DUF5908 family protein, with amino-acid sequence MPIEIRELIIKTEIVTTNAKNSAVAKERELSILRKQLLEECKRLIAEKNQENSYKR; translated from the coding sequence ATGCCAATCGAAATAAGAGAACTCATTATCAAAACAGAAATTGTAACTACAAATGCCAAAAATTCGGCTGTAGCCAAAGAAAGAGAACTATCAATTTTGAGAAAACAATTACTCGAAGAATGCAAAAGATTAATCGCCGAGAAAAATCAGGAAAACAGCTATAAACGTTAA
- a CDS encoding phage tail sheath C-terminal domain-containing protein — MNLSTIQTPGVYIQELNAFPNSVVAVATAIPAFIGYTPQASYEGKSYTNKAVKITSFADFQAFFCLPDPPAPASPAKQYSPEYYLVAEKSQPVSGDYMLISGTYYSIVPDPNTVYYLYNSVRLFYENGGGDAYIVSVGPYGPSSGKAGTPGTPVVNPNVQLTDLTGGLALLKNEQEPTMYICPEATLLSLDNNGTLMQAMLLQSTQMQTAMCLFDIIGGDDPDPILYTQDISNFRMNTGSVGLNYGMAYYPFIGTTVMQNSDIDYTNLFGGDVKQLEAILNPASAPNPAVATIIAGIQNPASTLTVTQNNNALLIASQTYTQMIKHILKDANILPPSGAMAGVITTVDNAIGPWEAPANTSIVGVSSLPISLSESQQGNLNVDAVSGKSINAIRTFNGLGILIWGSRTLDGNSQDWRYIPVRRTMIFLEQSCKLAAQAYVFQPNDKNTWEAVISMISSFLSSIWKQGGLQGASASDAFSVACGLGSTMTADDLLNGFMNVTVKVAVVHPAEFIVLTFQQQMATSS, encoded by the coding sequence ATGAATTTATCTACCATTCAAACTCCTGGTGTTTACATTCAAGAATTAAATGCTTTTCCCAATTCAGTTGTTGCAGTTGCTACAGCCATACCAGCATTTATAGGGTACACACCACAGGCCTCTTACGAAGGAAAATCGTACACGAATAAGGCGGTAAAAATCACATCATTCGCTGATTTTCAGGCTTTCTTCTGTTTACCGGATCCGCCTGCTCCTGCAAGCCCGGCTAAGCAATACAGCCCTGAATACTATTTAGTAGCCGAAAAAAGTCAACCTGTAAGTGGCGATTATATGTTGATTTCCGGAACGTACTATTCGATAGTACCTGACCCTAACACTGTTTATTATTTGTATAATAGCGTAAGGCTTTTTTATGAAAATGGCGGTGGCGATGCTTATATTGTTTCTGTTGGACCTTATGGACCTTCGTCAGGAAAAGCCGGAACTCCGGGCACTCCTGTTGTAAACCCAAATGTGCAATTGACTGACTTGACAGGCGGTCTTGCACTACTGAAAAATGAGCAGGAACCAACAATGTACATTTGCCCTGAAGCAACTTTGTTAAGTTTAGACAACAATGGTACACTGATGCAGGCAATGCTTCTTCAGTCGACACAAATGCAAACGGCAATGTGCTTGTTTGACATTATTGGCGGCGACGATCCGGATCCGATTTTGTACACGCAGGACATTTCAAATTTCAGAATGAACACGGGTTCTGTTGGATTAAACTACGGAATGGCTTATTATCCTTTTATAGGAACTACAGTAATGCAAAATTCTGATATTGATTACACTAATTTATTTGGTGGCGATGTAAAACAATTAGAAGCTATCCTAAATCCTGCAAGTGCTCCTAATCCAGCTGTTGCTACAATTATTGCCGGTATTCAAAATCCTGCCAGTACCTTGACGGTAACGCAAAACAATAATGCTCTTTTGATTGCAAGTCAAACTTACACTCAAATGATCAAGCACATTTTGAAAGATGCTAATATTCTTCCTCCAAGTGGTGCTATGGCTGGCGTTATTACAACTGTAGACAATGCAATTGGTCCGTGGGAAGCTCCTGCAAATACTTCAATTGTTGGTGTATCATCATTGCCAATTTCTCTTTCAGAAAGTCAACAAGGCAATTTAAACGTTGATGCCGTTTCGGGTAAATCAATCAATGCAATCAGAACGTTCAATGGTTTAGGAATTTTAATTTGGGGATCAAGAACATTAGACGGAAACAGTCAGGATTGGAGATATATTCCGGTACGCAGAACGATGATATTCCTGGAGCAATCTTGTAAACTGGCAGCTCAGGCTTATGTATTCCAGCCAAATGACAAGAATACCTGGGAAGCTGTAATTTCTATGATTAGCAGTTTTCTTAGTTCGATCTGGAAACAAGGAGGTTTACAGGGAGCCAGCGCTTCTGACGCCTTTTCTGTAGCCTGCGGATTGGGTTCTACAATGACTGCAGATGACCTTTTAAACGGTTTTATGAATGTAACTGTAAAAGTTGCAGTTGTTCATCCTGCTGAATTTATCGTTCTGACATTTCAACAGCAAATGGCAACTTCTAGTTAA
- a CDS encoding phage tail protein: protein MAVSNDYPVSFYFTLSFAGVDAAFKEVSGISKELSVEEIVCGGENRFKYRLPTISSSQNLVLKRAMVPAGSQLVNWCANCIDQGLSNPIQPKNVILKLLNASGVVCMQWTFNNAYPVKYAVSDLNSQESNIAIESIELAYTYFNISKDTKFDKLFT, encoded by the coding sequence ATGGCGGTAAGTAACGATTATCCCGTTAGCTTTTATTTTACACTCTCTTTTGCGGGTGTAGATGCGGCTTTCAAAGAGGTATCCGGAATTTCTAAAGAATTAAGCGTTGAAGAAATTGTTTGTGGAGGCGAAAATAGATTTAAATATCGCCTCCCAACGATTTCAAGCAGTCAAAACTTAGTACTAAAAAGAGCCATGGTGCCTGCAGGATCTCAGTTGGTAAATTGGTGTGCCAACTGCATAGATCAGGGATTATCAAACCCAATCCAGCCAAAAAATGTGATCTTAAAATTGCTCAATGCCTCTGGTGTTGTATGTATGCAATGGACTTTTAATAATGCCTATCCGGTAAAATATGCCGTTTCTGATCTAAACTCTCAGGAAAGCAATATTGCTATTGAATCTATTGAACTTGCTTACACCTATTTTAATATTTCTAAGGACACAAAATTTGATAAACTTTTTACGTAA
- a CDS encoding GPW/gp25 family protein, translated as MDNNTEHKNTAFLGSGWAFPVSFSVDNHQLSLSANETNINESINVILNTRKGERTLEAEFGSGIHQFMFRKIDNTLKGEIIETIKYALLRYEPRIVVQDVTVAATDVLNGKIEVLITYMYSKTNTRHNYVFPFYLKEGTNLDRKK; from the coding sequence GTGGATAATAATACAGAACATAAAAACACGGCTTTTTTGGGTTCAGGATGGGCATTTCCTGTGTCTTTCTCTGTAGATAATCATCAGCTGAGTTTATCTGCTAATGAAACCAATATCAACGAATCTATCAATGTGATTCTAAATACCCGCAAAGGCGAGCGTACTCTCGAAGCCGAATTTGGCTCTGGAATACATCAATTTATGTTTAGAAAAATTGATAATACGCTTAAAGGCGAAATTATAGAAACCATCAAATATGCCTTATTACGCTACGAACCGCGAATAGTGGTACAAGACGTAACAGTTGCCGCAACAGATGTATTAAACGGAAAAATAGAAGTATTAATTACTTATATGTATTCAAAAACCAATACAAGACACAATTATGTGTTCCCATTTTATTTAAAAGAAGGAACAAACCTAGATCGTAAAAAATGA
- the vgrG gene encoding type VI secretion system tip protein VgrG has protein sequence MGASTEIKSGGIATFTVKVSGTVIPDELSVLSVHIEKKVNRISSAKITILDGEANTGKFDASSSAIFAPGAQISIEAGYDNNNVVVFSGLITSQTIRIDNLVGSALEVECRDNAIKMIVGRKSLTYSKQKDSAIISSIIGNYSGLSSDITATTTTWPEQVQFYVTDWDYILALAEANGLIVTTLNGKISAFPPDKNTSSVLSVTYGDSLLEFNAKLNAVTQLGSATANSWDFKTQAVVNGTASANVAGSGNLTTKKLSEVIGLETYQLQTSAPIESADLTNWSKAQIIKSEYSKIMGEAKFQGTNLVDPGKYMTFAGLGDRFNGDYLIGGVVHDLSVGNWVTEVTLGLSPFWFTEEPDVMAPPASGLVPGAKGLFNATVKKMYEDPDSQYRILVDVPLLDPKGEGIWARMTNFYSTSGAGAFFMPEVGDEVILGFINEDPRYPIILGSVYSSTTIKPFAGLDPNEKNTIKAIVSKSGISVQFDDEKKIWTVATPNKNTIIISDEDKKITIKDENENSIVMSSDGIDISSQKNINISANQNVTIKGNQGVNIQASGGDVAIKGLNIKENADMQYSAQGGQMAQVSGGMQLTLKGAMVMIN, from the coding sequence ATGGGCGCTTCAACCGAAATAAAAAGTGGCGGAATTGCAACATTCACTGTCAAAGTTAGCGGTACGGTAATACCGGACGAACTAAGTGTGCTTTCTGTTCATATCGAAAAAAAAGTAAACCGAATTTCTTCTGCAAAAATTACAATTCTGGACGGAGAAGCCAATACAGGTAAATTTGATGCCAGCTCATCTGCAATCTTTGCACCCGGCGCTCAAATTAGTATAGAAGCTGGTTATGATAACAATAATGTTGTTGTTTTCTCCGGTTTAATTACGAGTCAAACCATCCGAATTGATAATTTAGTAGGATCAGCATTAGAAGTTGAATGTCGCGATAATGCCATAAAAATGATCGTAGGTCGAAAAAGCCTTACGTATTCCAAACAAAAAGACAGCGCAATTATATCCTCCATTATAGGGAACTATTCCGGATTAAGCTCAGATATTACGGCAACAACCACAACCTGGCCGGAACAAGTGCAATTTTATGTTACTGATTGGGATTATATTTTGGCTCTAGCCGAAGCAAATGGCCTAATCGTAACCACCTTAAACGGAAAAATTTCTGCATTTCCTCCAGACAAAAACACATCATCAGTACTTTCTGTAACTTATGGTGATAGTCTGTTAGAGTTTAATGCCAAATTAAATGCCGTTACGCAATTAGGAAGCGCAACCGCAAACAGTTGGGATTTTAAAACTCAAGCAGTAGTAAATGGTACTGCTTCAGCAAATGTTGCCGGATCAGGAAATTTAACCACAAAAAAACTATCCGAAGTTATTGGACTTGAAACCTATCAATTACAAACTTCGGCACCTATAGAATCTGCCGATTTAACCAATTGGTCGAAAGCACAAATCATTAAAAGTGAATATTCTAAAATAATGGGTGAAGCCAAATTTCAAGGCACCAATTTAGTCGATCCCGGAAAATATATGACCTTCGCCGGTCTTGGAGATCGTTTTAATGGAGATTACCTTATTGGAGGCGTTGTACATGATTTATCGGTAGGAAACTGGGTTACAGAAGTTACACTTGGACTATCACCATTTTGGTTTACCGAAGAACCGGATGTTATGGCGCCGCCCGCTTCAGGACTTGTTCCCGGAGCAAAAGGTCTCTTTAACGCAACCGTAAAAAAGATGTACGAAGATCCCGATTCTCAATACCGAATCTTAGTCGATGTTCCCTTATTAGATCCAAAAGGTGAAGGAATCTGGGCGCGAATGACCAATTTTTATTCGACAAGCGGAGCCGGAGCTTTTTTCATGCCCGAAGTTGGAGACGAAGTTATTCTGGGTTTCATAAACGAAGATCCGCGTTATCCAATAATCCTGGGAAGCGTTTATAGCAGTACAACCATAAAACCCTTTGCAGGATTAGATCCAAATGAAAAAAACACAATAAAAGCCATAGTTTCAAAATCAGGAATCTCAGTGCAATTTGACGACGAAAAAAAAATATGGACCGTAGCAACGCCCAATAAAAATACCATCATAATCAGTGATGAAGACAAGAAAATCACGATTAAGGATGAAAATGAAAATAGCATCGTAATGTCAAGCGACGGCATCGATATTTCAAGCCAAAAAAACATCAATATCTCAGCCAATCAAAATGTTACCATCAAAGGAAATCAAGGCGTTAACATACAAGCAAGTGGCGGAGATGTCGCAATAAAAGGTCTGAACATCAAAGAAAACGCAGACATGCAATACAGCGCTCAAGGCGGACAAATGGCACAAGTTTCCGGAGGAATGCAGTTGACGCTGAAGGGTGCGATGGTAATGATAAATTGA
- a CDS encoding phage tail protein: MPPPDDGSVQGATWPMPKFRFEVDLGTELTKVAFQEVTGMDVENQIIEYRKSNSPLFSVEKMPGITKYGNVTMKRGIFVNDNSFWDWHQQVVMNTIKRRTVLIKLLDEKGGVTMQWTLNNAWPTKITSTDLKSDGNEVAVDTIEIAHEQLIIKNGGK, encoded by the coding sequence ATGCCACCACCAGATGACGGAAGCGTACAAGGCGCAACATGGCCAATGCCAAAGTTTAGGTTCGAAGTAGATCTTGGAACCGAATTGACAAAAGTAGCATTCCAGGAAGTTACCGGAATGGATGTCGAAAATCAAATTATTGAATATCGCAAAAGTAACAGCCCTCTTTTTTCTGTAGAGAAAATGCCGGGTATTACTAAATACGGAAACGTAACGATGAAGCGAGGAATCTTTGTAAATGACAATTCTTTCTGGGATTGGCATCAGCAAGTCGTAATGAATACGATTAAAAGAAGAACGGTTCTGATAAAATTATTAGACGAAAAAGGCGGTGTAACCATGCAATGGACTTTAAACAATGCATGGCCAACTAAAATTACCAGCACGGATTTAAAATCTGATGGTAACGAAGTTGCGGTAGACACTATAGAAATTGCGCACGAACAACTGATCATTAAAAATGGCGGTAAGTAA
- a CDS encoding PAAR domain-containing protein, producing the protein MPPAARLTDFHQCPMITPGVPPIPHVGGPIVGPGAPTVLIVGLPAARVGDMLVCVGPPDSIIKGSATVMICGMPAARIGDSTAHGGSIVLGAFNVMIGG; encoded by the coding sequence ATGCCTCCAGCAGCAAGACTTACAGATTTTCACCAATGCCCGATGATTACACCGGGAGTGCCACCAATACCGCATGTTGGCGGACCAATTGTTGGTCCGGGTGCGCCAACTGTTTTAATAGTAGGATTACCGGCAGCCAGAGTTGGCGATATGCTGGTTTGTGTAGGACCGCCGGATTCTATTATAAAAGGATCAGCGACGGTTATGATATGCGGTATGCCAGCCGCCAGAATAGGAGATTCAACCGCTCATGGAGGATCAATTGTCCTTGGAGCATTTAATGTAATGATAGGTGGATAA
- a CDS encoding ATP-binding protein: METNPDIIVLHNEMDWLQRVIDQVICSYLLQEGHENRWQDIPLPETDTDIEDSVYYKKIIEWDLSLYERLCLALILAPQIKPEVLDIFFSKNAMYDRGFTEFGGVVNKNHSGFLPTGQTLSFLISAVNPELRIEILHILSSTNILAKEQVLVLESTESYVPVLNQVISINERWLHYFITGVLPKLEHSVSFPAQQISTNMDWDDLVLEDHVMNQVMEINAWLNHGATLMKEWGLENKIKPGYRTLFYGPPGTGKTLTATLLGKNTNREVYRVDLSMIVSKYIGETEKNLSKIFDVAQHKDWILFFDEADALFGKRTSATSSNDRHANQQTGYLLQRIEDFPGVVILASNLKENMDEAFSRRFQSMIHFTMPTAEERILLWEKAFSGKCKLDPDIDIEDIAENYELAGGAIINVLRFCALAAIQKNETIVSRQDLLEGIRREFKKENKTLKVTQMN; the protein is encoded by the coding sequence ATGGAAACTAATCCTGATATTATCGTTTTGCATAATGAAATGGATTGGCTGCAAAGGGTAATCGATCAGGTTATTTGCAGCTATTTGCTTCAGGAAGGTCACGAAAATCGCTGGCAGGATATTCCGTTGCCTGAAACTGATACCGATATTGAAGATAGTGTTTATTACAAAAAAATAATAGAATGGGATTTGAGTCTCTACGAGCGACTTTGCCTTGCTTTGATTCTTGCGCCTCAGATTAAACCTGAAGTTCTGGATATTTTCTTTAGCAAAAATGCCATGTACGATCGTGGTTTTACTGAATTTGGCGGAGTTGTCAATAAAAATCACAGCGGTTTTTTACCAACTGGTCAAACTTTGTCTTTTTTGATTTCGGCGGTTAATCCTGAATTACGAATTGAAATACTCCATATTCTGAGCTCGACAAATATCCTTGCAAAAGAACAGGTTTTGGTTCTGGAATCTACGGAATCTTATGTACCTGTTTTGAATCAGGTGATTTCGATTAACGAACGTTGGCTGCACTATTTTATAACAGGAGTTTTGCCCAAACTTGAACATAGTGTTTCGTTTCCGGCGCAGCAAATTTCGACCAATATGGACTGGGACGATTTGGTTCTCGAAGATCATGTTATGAATCAGGTTATGGAAATTAATGCCTGGCTCAATCATGGTGCAACTCTTATGAAGGAATGGGGTCTTGAAAATAAAATAAAACCGGGTTATCGAACGCTTTTTTACGGACCTCCGGGAACGGGTAAAACGCTTACGGCAACTTTACTGGGAAAAAACACAAACAGAGAGGTTTACAGAGTCGATCTTTCGATGATTGTCTCGAAATATATTGGTGAAACCGAAAAAAATCTGTCTAAGATATTTGATGTTGCACAACACAAAGACTGGATTTTATTTTTTGATGAAGCCGATGCGCTTTTCGGAAAAAGAACGAGCGCTACCTCATCAAATGACCGACACGCAAATCAACAAACGGGATATTTACTGCAAAGAATTGAAGATTTTCCGGGTGTTGTTATTCTGGCTTCCAACTTAAAGGAAAATATGGACGAAGCTTTTTCGAGAAGGTTTCAATCGATGATTCATTTTACAATGCCAACTGCCGAAGAAAGGATTCTGTTATGGGAAAAAGCTTTCTCAGGAAAATGCAAGCTTGATCCGGATATTGACATCGAGGACATTGCCGAAAACTACGAACTCGCCGGTGGCGCCATTATTAATGTATTGCGTTTTTGTGCTTTGGCAGCAATTCAAAAAAATGAAACTATTGTAAGTCGTCAGGATCTGCTGGAAGGCATTAGACGTGAATTTAAAAAAGAGAACAAAACACTGAAGGTTACTCAAATGAATTGA
- a CDS encoding contractile injection system tape measure protein, translated as MEEINSHIVSSLKWDTTFDQKRESYRLQKRLSTWSKISLPREVANIFNELCPPEQSWRIESLELDLGSCDYSDLEFDLSRKIRNLLREKIAELILYQNSQKQNGIAVYNKEKSILENLMVFLLEGYLPWNYQNKEGSVNQIMAELLQNSLAEVIAIIKETGMTHEEVRKRISWQFDEKNITKIIAALEPNNSESIIEFSSIMTNIQVKETIIQTSTASFKKNLWFFILNFLLLERGTLFNKLAFMKSSILQMANHYNIAYAELILLIENTIVKLSDKTSQNNNFIACLKILTQEYETQKSENYKPETSTNYWNVLEQLLKSKSDRRFKADKNNLNELIIALNNENKTKFNVLIQPVLKDETLLILLLQDLNETSIKILFSRLDATPSLLHMESVIYLNKLSQTFKLKTNSKALWEIGILFLLKNKNTDNATFLLFCIKELSKRNNLNHEHLLAMFTNAKIPAAVKNNNSATIYTNLNAIYCKEINSNNSNYPAIHFKNLVVKLELELQKNATKSVFFIDLQRSLIKTILLHPKMAFEVMLSYGNKEVLKKILPLILNREMLQLLVKTANYKKTKLVQTIQVVYEILNEKDKYDFPEELMTDNLLLLGMQEILFHPEHNSSLFLETIIVQLSKKVTDTRRDDYFQFIAKLIQSKRIKSFGVAIKKTFLNQLKNTKSIDTLALALLIQNTSQQDQLELAQLLSTNFNDSGFVLLRKQDRKESENILRYFLTNGNALKKNWIQKTSETIIRNVKSVSKTKITLELNELFWKTILKYSAYKGNEVLFEKLLQKELKAYLKQNVVKEKFQLQNEIKSFEATNSVSELDHFFENNMISDHTVSNGILESINNNILFEIEKLSEKEKYEWISSIIIERQIPSAFIISKTIEIKDLLNVIIVKEPKIFFRILKKEIIPEAQMDWLCRNISFHNLCNAISQLDKNRESYLRILEKFNHVLGSVTIKGLASKEMQHLLLRKLLKAATNDNWRLIAIDKIWTELIWEVVAKKGISKKSFLTDLEKYIYQFPPALQLGFKEILRTEKQSAPILKQTEILSKMELIKTKQSPKTSLKQGIAVRNAGIVLLNDYISMLFERLNLVAENKFISNEHQVRAVQYLQYVITGMQETEEVYLPLNKVLCGLPLTDTVPDFIEIPDHEKQLINGLIQAAISHWPDIGDSSIEGFRGNWLVRDGILVEQEDKWELTVDKRAYDLLINRSPFAFSIIKYHWMDKPFHVLWPY; from the coding sequence ATGGAAGAAATAAATAGCCATATTGTATCGAGTCTAAAGTGGGACACAACTTTTGACCAAAAAAGAGAAAGTTACAGACTTCAGAAACGTTTGAGTACCTGGAGCAAAATTTCGTTGCCCAGAGAAGTCGCTAATATTTTTAATGAGTTATGTCCGCCGGAACAAAGCTGGCGAATCGAATCGCTGGAACTCGATCTTGGTTCTTGCGATTATAGTGATCTTGAATTTGATTTGAGTCGAAAAATACGCAATTTATTACGAGAGAAAATAGCCGAACTAATTCTCTATCAAAATAGTCAGAAGCAAAACGGAATTGCGGTTTACAACAAAGAAAAATCGATTCTGGAGAATCTTATGGTCTTTTTGCTTGAAGGTTATTTACCGTGGAATTATCAAAATAAAGAGGGTTCTGTAAACCAAATTATGGCAGAATTACTTCAGAATAGTCTTGCCGAAGTTATTGCGATTATCAAGGAAACCGGAATGACACATGAGGAAGTGAGAAAACGAATTTCATGGCAATTTGACGAGAAAAATATAACCAAAATTATTGCAGCGCTTGAACCTAATAATAGCGAATCTATTATTGAATTTAGCTCGATTATGACCAATATTCAGGTCAAAGAAACTATTATTCAGACTAGTACGGCAAGTTTCAAAAAGAATTTGTGGTTCTTTATCCTGAACTTTTTATTGTTGGAACGCGGCACTCTTTTCAACAAATTAGCGTTCATGAAAAGCAGTATTCTGCAAATGGCGAATCATTATAATATCGCTTACGCTGAACTTATTCTTTTGATCGAAAACACGATTGTAAAACTCTCTGATAAAACGTCTCAGAATAACAATTTTATCGCTTGCCTTAAAATATTGACGCAGGAATATGAAACTCAAAAAAGCGAAAATTATAAACCTGAAACGAGCACAAATTACTGGAATGTTCTGGAACAATTGCTAAAAAGCAAAAGCGATCGAAGATTTAAAGCGGATAAAAACAATCTAAACGAATTGATTATTGCATTAAATAATGAGAATAAAACAAAATTTAATGTGCTTATTCAGCCTGTTTTAAAGGATGAAACTTTGCTTATTTTATTGCTTCAGGATTTGAACGAAACTTCGATAAAAATACTTTTTTCCAGACTGGACGCTACTCCATCGTTGCTTCACATGGAATCTGTGATTTATTTAAATAAGCTAAGTCAGACTTTTAAACTAAAAACAAACAGTAAGGCTTTATGGGAAATTGGAATTCTTTTTCTCCTGAAAAATAAAAATACTGACAATGCTACATTCCTGCTTTTTTGCATTAAGGAATTAAGCAAAAGAAACAATCTGAATCACGAGCATTTATTGGCAATGTTTACGAATGCAAAGATTCCTGCGGCGGTAAAAAACAATAATTCGGCAACGATATATACGAACTTAAATGCTATTTATTGCAAAGAAATAAACAGCAATAATTCTAATTATCCTGCAATTCACTTTAAGAATCTTGTTGTAAAACTGGAACTCGAATTGCAAAAAAATGCTACCAAAAGTGTCTTTTTTATTGACTTGCAAAGATCATTAATCAAGACTATTCTACTGCATCCCAAAATGGCTTTTGAGGTTATGCTTTCGTACGGAAATAAAGAGGTTTTGAAGAAAATACTTCCGTTGATTTTAAACCGTGAAATGCTGCAATTATTGGTAAAAACGGCTAATTACAAGAAAACAAAACTCGTACAAACAATACAAGTTGTCTACGAAATCCTAAACGAAAAAGACAAATATGATTTTCCGGAAGAATTAATGACGGATAATTTATTGTTGCTTGGAATGCAGGAAATATTGTTTCATCCGGAACACAACTCGTCTTTATTTCTGGAAACTATAATTGTGCAATTGTCCAAAAAAGTAACGGATACAAGACGCGATGATTATTTTCAGTTTATCGCAAAACTGATTCAGTCTAAGCGAATTAAATCTTTTGGCGTTGCAATCAAAAAGACTTTTTTAAATCAATTAAAGAATACAAAATCTATTGATACGCTTGCGCTTGCGTTGCTTATTCAAAATACATCCCAACAAGATCAGCTTGAATTAGCGCAATTATTGTCGACTAATTTTAATGATTCGGGGTTTGTTTTGTTGCGAAAACAAGATCGAAAAGAAAGTGAAAACATCTTGCGTTATTTCCTGACAAACGGAAATGCGCTGAAAAAGAATTGGATTCAGAAAACTTCGGAAACTATAATTCGAAATGTAAAATCAGTTTCTAAAACTAAAATTACGTTGGAATTAAACGAGCTTTTCTGGAAGACGATTCTGAAATATTCCGCTTATAAAGGCAATGAAGTTTTGTTTGAGAAACTACTTCAAAAGGAATTGAAAGCTTATCTGAAACAGAATGTTGTAAAGGAAAAATTTCAGCTTCAAAACGAAATAAAATCTTTTGAAGCCACAAATTCAGTTTCAGAATTGGATCATTTTTTTGAAAATAATATGATTTCAGATCATACGGTTTCGAATGGAATTTTGGAATCTATCAACAATAATATTCTGTTTGAGATTGAGAAACTATCGGAGAAGGAAAAATACGAATGGATTTCATCGATTATCATAGAACGACAAATTCCATCGGCTTTTATTATTTCTAAAACCATAGAAATCAAAGATCTTCTGAATGTAATTATTGTAAAAGAACCTAAGATTTTCTTTAGAATACTCAAAAAAGAAATTATTCCTGAAGCGCAAATGGATTGGCTTTGCCGAAATATTAGCTTTCATAATTTGTGCAATGCGATAAGTCAGCTGGATAAAAACAGGGAATCGTATTTGAGGATTCTGGAGAAATTCAATCATGTTTTGGGTTCGGTTACGATTAAAGGTTTGGCTTCTAAAGAAATGCAGCATCTTTTGCTTCGAAAACTTCTAAAAGCTGCCACAAATGACAATTGGAGATTAATTGCGATTGATAAAATCTGGACTGAACTGATCTGGGAAGTTGTTGCTAAAAAAGGCATTTCTAAAAAAAGCTTTCTGACAGATCTTGAAAAATATATCTATCAGTTTCCACCTGCTTTGCAACTTGGTTTCAAAGAAATTCTAAGAACGGAAAAACAATCTGCTCCTATTTTAAAACAAACTGAAATACTCTCGAAAATGGAATTAATTAAAACTAAACAAAGTCCAAAAACTAGCCTTAAACAAGGTATTGCGGTTAGAAACGCAGGAATTGTACTCTTGAACGATTATATCTCGATGTTGTTTGAACGCCTAAATCTTGTTGCCGAAAATAAGTTTATAAGCAATGAACATCAGGTTCGAGCGGTGCAATATCTACAATATGTAATCACGGGAATGCAGGAAACGGAAGAGGTTTATTTGCCTCTGAATAAAGTTTTGTGCGGTTTGCCGTTGACGGATACTGTGCCGGATTTTATTGAAATACCGGATCACGAAAAACAATTGATAAACGGTTTGATACAAGCGGCGATTTCGCATTGGCCGGACATTGGAGATTCCTCCATTGAAGGTTTTAGAGGAAACTGGCTTGTTCGCGACGGAATTCTGGTTGAGCAGGAGGATAAATGGGAACTTACGGTTGACAAAAGGGCGTATGATTTGTTGATTAACAGATCTCCTTTTGCTTTTTCGATTATAAAATACCATTGGATGGATAAGCCGTTTCATGTATTATGGCCTTATTAA